In Primulina huaijiensis isolate GDHJ02 unplaced genomic scaffold, ASM1229523v2 scaffold40277, whole genome shotgun sequence, one genomic interval encodes:
- the LOC140969232 gene encoding helicase protein MOM1-like isoform X4 — MVEFKKAKLDMDSHFINGNKMNARTFKGLFKRQCVMEIVVGKQFRTYVDGALDEPNRPSHVCADNPDRTGVKDSKKSFNVTEKLPGNRLSINIDAPEPGCSTSLEISQVVSINSESGEQFMGPKVVESIPSSSTKCENQGLLGTCVLCSKIKRVNRNSPKQEQCSCSDVVNEDVVCSSSTREERVSRSNKSTSEASKFLEYWVPSQISNLQLELYCSTLLSNSIPLRSCSRNDSVGALPDILLNVRKCCDHPYLVDLSLQERMLAEKRPAAEVLDVGIKASGKLQLLDVMLTESMTRGLKTLILHQSICRSGGASIGDILDDFLRQKYGPNTYERVDARVSLPKRQAAVNRFNKKETGQFAFLLENRACSSTIKLLAVDIIVLYDSDWNPANDIRALQKISIDSKAEQMKVFRLYSSCTVEERALVLAKKNLKLDNNLQTCSRTTSDSLLMWGASYLFNQLDDYHACSNNTAFVVSSGQSVLNEVTQEFQAILSESCKIIGLSVISEVQLSAENYSMNIPLLGEAQNQLKDGEEPYIFWKNLLNRKDPPWRHFRGSCSRNRKRVQYMNGSPEAENDNVAKRHKRVLHENSNPSSVQFELGEHQVTQAACSEGGGSSTIFACDKSKTFWTESVTSDSYPNCKYGQSSYGPEVDVGDPEDRGVLFDEQKNLYGFLEGEIIKLSQNLQLSEVVMDMVRRFLKYVIKNHQVSTDSPAYVQALQISLCWIAASILKQKVDKKDSLMSAKRLLDYQCTEEQVTSVYSRLRTLKMVYLQCSENFVESGNLLVEEGISMEPSNVDEEHTEGQIPIQEKMAMEDKVAESGIDSKGRNEVAPSVTSISAPSEAVCCSAPIETVPGEQIPQNLVSAELQLENQSSSQVEVSASQLVQAVDNPLLSNHGAPETDNEQLHSVSVDATLGGNQFPTFEVEHQNHARGGSSFPTAEAGEGEMLLHEPSSESRENSQLHGHLNIPSHLHAHSTHQVTTCNSTPDLSDEPLQIELERMQKESEKLEKSQKEVISKLKSECEMEIQEMIAKIRNDYDMKLKNAEADYTLKKNVSGKNQVLVLMNKMLAEAFRSKCLDHRPSDLLGMQQGDPERLRQHLQSASTLHSATPASRPSHIANLNSIVPPVQRAPALFSSTLSRPPLIGAITPSGNPHTGWENRAMAIHLQVVRPPAASSGLLILNSRPPLLLAQQMQANLVSQVRPNPQFVLPTSNVDLPVLELP, encoded by the exons ATGGTGGAATTTAAGAAAGCTAAACTTGACATGGACTCCCATTTTATAAATGGAAATAAAATGAATGCCCGTACCTTCAAGGGGTTATTTAAAAGACAGTGTGTCATGGaaattgttgtaggtaaacaaTTCCGTACGT ATGTTGATGGGGCGTTGGACGAACCTAATAGACCATCTCATGTTTGTGCTGACAACCCAGATAGAACTGGTGTTAAAGATTCCAAGAAAAGTTTTAATGTTACTGAAAAACTACCGGGAAATCGTTTGTCTATTAATATAGATGCTCCTGAGCCAGGATGCTCAACTTCCTTGGAAATATCACAAGTTGTTTCTATAAATTCGGAAAGTGGTGAACAATTTATGGGCCCAAAAG TTGTAGAGAGTATTCCATCATCATCGACGAAGTGTGAGAATCAAGGTCTCCTGGGGACTTGTGTTCTATGCTCCAAAATAAAAAG GGTTAATCGCAATTCACCAAAGCAGGAACAGTGCTCTTGTAGTGATGTGGTAAATGAGGATGTAGTTTGCAGCTCGTCTACTCGTGAG GAGAGAGTGTCACGTTCAAACAAAAGCACTTCTGAAGCATCCAAGTTCCTTGAGTATTGGGTTCCTTCTCAGATATCAAACCTTCAACTTGAGCTGTATTGTTCTACCCTTCTTTCTAACTCTATTCCTCTTCGCTCTTGTTCGAGGAATGATTCTGTCGGGGCCCTCCCAGATATTCTTCTAAATGTTCGAAAG TGTTGTGATCACCCTTACCTTGTGGACTTGTCTTTACAAGAACGCATGCTTGCTGAGAAACGTCCTGCTGCAGAGGTGTTGGACGTCGGCATAAAAGCAAGTGGAAAATTACAACTTCTTGATGTAATGCTCACAGAGAGTATGACTAGAGGGTTAAAAACTCTGATACTTCATCAG TCAATATGTCGCTCTGGAGGGGCATCAATCGGAGACATATTAGATGATTTTTTGCGCCAAAAATATGGTCCAAATACTTATGAACGTGTTGATGCTAGGGTTAGCCTTCCTAAGAGGCAAGCTGCTGTAAATcgattcaataaaaaggaaacTGGGCAATTTGCTTTTCTGTTGGAAAACCGTGCTTGTTCTTCGACCATCAAACTTTTAGCAGTGGATATCATCGTCTTATATGACAGCGACTGGAATCCAGCAAATGATATTAGAGCGCTACAGAAGATATCAATTGATTCAAAAGCTGAACAGATGAAAGTTTTCAGGTTATATTCATCCTGTACTGTTGAGGAAAGAGCCCTAGTCCTTGCAAAGAAAAATCTGAAGCTTGATAATAATTTGCAAACTTGCAGCCGGACCACTAGTGACTCTTTACTCATGTGGGGTGCTTCATATCTATTCAACCAATTAGATGATTATCATGCATGCAGTAACAATACCGCTTTTGTTGTTTCATCTGGGCAATCAGTTTTGAATGAAGTCACCCAGGAGTTCCAGGCCATACTTTCTGAAAGTTGTAAAATTATTGGTCTGAGTGTGATTTCGGAAGTTCAGTTGAGTGCTGAAAACTATAGCATGAATATTCCGTTGCTTGGTGAGGCACAAAATCAGTTGAAAGACGGAGAGGAGCCATACATTTTTTGGAAAAACCTGTTGAATAGAAAAGATCCACCCTGGAGGCATTTCAGGGGTTCATGTTCACGAAATCGGAAGAGAGTACAATACATGAATGGATCACCAGAGGCTGAGAATGATAATGTTGCAAAGAGGCATAAAAGGGTTCTTCATGAAAACTCGAATCCATCCTCAGTTCAATTTGAACTGGGAGAGCATCAAGTCACTCAAGCTGCCTGTTCTGAGGGAGGAG GGTCTTCAACTATCTTTGCCTGTGATAAATCTAAGACCTTTTGGACAGAAAGTGTTACTTCTGACAGTTATCCAAATTGTAAGTATGGTCAGAGCTCTTATGGTCCTGAGGTTGATGTGGGTGACCCAGAGGACAGAGGCGTATTATTCGATGAGCAGAAGAACCTCTATGGTTTTCTGGAAGGAGAGATTATAAAACTGAGCCAAAATCTTCAACTCTCG GAAGTTGTCATGGATATGGTGAGACGATTTCTTAAATATGTCATCAAGAATCACCAAGTCAGCACTGACTCGCCAGCATATGTCCAGGCTTTACAAATATCTCTG TGTTGGATTGCAGCCTCAATCTTGAAACAAAAAGTTGATAAGAAGGATTCTCTCATGTCAGCAAAACGGCTTCTAGATTATCAATGTACTGAAGAACAAGTGACATCAGTTTATTCGAGACTGCGAACTCTAAAGATGGTCTATTTGCAGTGTTCTGAGAACTTTGTCGAATCTGGCAACTTGTTAGTGGAAGAAGGCATTAGTATGGAACCATCTAATGTTGATGAAGAGCACACTGAAGGCCAGATCCCTATACAAGAGAAAATGGCAATGGAAGATAAAGTTGCTGAAAGTGGAATAGATAGTAAGGGTAGGAATGAGGTGGCACCATCTGTGACGTCTATTAGTGCACCATCTGAGGCAGTATGCTGTAGCGCTCCTATTGAAACT GTACCAGGAGAACAAATTCCTCAAAATTTGGTGTCTGCTGAGCTACAACTGGAGAATCAAAGCAGTTCTCAGGTTGAGGTTTCAGCCTCACAACTTGTTCAGGCTGTGGACAACCCACTCCTGTCCAATCATGGAGCACCAGAAACTGACAATGAGCAGCTGCATTCCGTATCTGTTGATGCAACTCTCGGCGGCAACCAATTTCCAACTTTTGAAGTTGAACATCAAAATCATGCCCGAGGAGGTAGCTCCTTTCCCACTGCTGAGGCTGGGGAGGGTGAAATGCTTTTACATGAACCTAGTTCTGAAAGTCGAGAAAATTCACAACTACATG GCCATCTTAATATACCTAGCCACCTTCATGCCCATAGTACTCATCAGGTTACTACTTGCAATTCAACTCCAGATTTGTCTGATGAACCACTTCAAATTGAACTAGAAAGGATGCAGAAAGAATCTGAAAAGTTGGAGAAAAGTCAGAAAGAAGTG ATTTCAAAGCTCAAATCTGAATGTGAGATGGAGATACAGGAAATGATTGCTAAAATACGCAATGATTATGATATGAAGCTCAAGAACGCTGAAGCGGATTATACGCTAAAAAAGAATGTATCTGGCAAGAATCAGGTCTTAGTTCTCATGAATAAAATGTTGGCCGAGGCTTTCAGATCCAAGTGTCTGGATCACAGGCCTTCTGACCTCCTAGGAATGCAACAAG GTGATCCAGAGCGTCTCCGGCAGCACCTTCAATCTGCTTCAACACTGCATTCTGCAACTCCAGCTTCTAGACCTTCCCATATCGCCAATCTAAATTCTATAGTTCCACCTGTTCAACGTGCACCAGCTCTTTTCTCAAGTACCCTCTCTAGACCGCCACTCATTGGTGCCATCACCCCTTCAGGTAATCCCCATACTGGCTGGGAGAATCGTGCCATGGCTATACACCTGCAAGTCGTCAGACCTCCTGCAGCCTCCTCTGGGTTACTAATTCTAAATTCTCGACCACCACTACTGTTGGCGCAGCAGATGCAAGCAAACCTTGTATCTCAAGTTAGACCTAATCCACAATTTGTCCTGCCAACTTCGAATGTGGATCTTCCTGTCCTGGAGTTGCCATAG
- the LOC140969232 gene encoding uncharacterized protein isoform X2: protein MVEFKKAKLDMDSHFINGNKMNARTFKGLFKRQCVMEIVVGKQFHVDGALDEPNRPSHVCADNPDRTGVKDSKKSFNVTEKLPGNRLSINIDAPEPGCSTSLEISQVVSINSESGEQFMGPKVVESIPSSSTKCENQGLLGTCVLCSKIKRVNRNSPKQEQCSCSDVVNEDVVCSSSTREERVSRSNKSTSEASKFLEYWVPSQISNLQLELYCSTLLSNSIPLRSCSRNDSVGALPDILLNVRKCCDHPYLVDLSLQERMLAEKRPAAEVLDVGIKASGKLQLLDVMLTESMTRGLKTLILHQSICRSGGASIGDILDDFLRQKYGPNTYERVDARVSLPKRQAAVNRFNKKETGQFAFLLENRACSSTIKLLAVDIIVLYDSDWNPANDIRALQKISIDSKAEQMKVFRLYSSCTVEERALVLAKKNLKLDNNLQTCSRTTSDSLLMWGASYLFNQLDDYHACSNNTAFVVSSGQSVLNEVTQEFQAILSESCKIIGLSVISEVQLSAENYSMNIPLLGEAQNQLKDGEEPYIFWKNLLNRKDPPWRHFRGSCSRNRKRVQYMNGSPEAENDNVAKRHKRVLHENSNPSSVQFELGEHQVTQAACSEGGGSSTIFACDKSKTFWTESVTSDSYPNCKYGQSSYGPEVDVGDPEDRGVLFDEQKNLYGFLEGEIIKLSQNLQLSEVVMDMVRRFLKYVIKNHQVSTDSPAYVQALQISLCWIAASILKQKVDKKDSLMSAKRLLDYQCTEEQVTSVYSRLRTLKMVYLQCSENFVESGNLLVEEGISMEPSNVDEEHTEGQIPIQEKMAMEDKVAESGIDSKGRNEVAPSVTSISAPSEAVCCSAPIETVSDETQPVVMYEDVPKVVLDRVPNRVANTPDEEFDNVEAVGLVDSVENLGNRPDELTVGALPVPEEHLVCSELIAASPNCYGLLLQQVPGEQIPQNLVSAELQLENQSSSQVEVSASQLVQAVDNPLLSNHGAPETDNEQLHSVSVDATLGGNQFPTFEVEHQNHARGGSSFPTAEAGEGEMLLHEPSSESRENSQLHGHLNIPSHLHAHSTHQVTTCNSTPDLSDEPLQIELERMQKESEKLEKSQKEVISKLKSECEMEIQEMIAKIRNDYDMKLKNAEADYTLKKNVSGKNQVLVLMNKMLAEAFRSKCLDHRPSDLLGMQQGDPERLRQHLQSASTLHSATPASRPSHIANLNSIVPPVQRAPALFSSTLSRPPLIGAITPSGNPHTGWENRAMAIHLQVVRPPAASSGLLILNSRPPLLLAQQMQANLVSQVRPNPQFVLPTSNVDLPVLELP, encoded by the exons ATGGTGGAATTTAAGAAAGCTAAACTTGACATGGACTCCCATTTTATAAATGGAAATAAAATGAATGCCCGTACCTTCAAGGGGTTATTTAAAAGACAGTGTGTCATGGaaattgttgtaggtaaacaaTTCC ATGTTGATGGGGCGTTGGACGAACCTAATAGACCATCTCATGTTTGTGCTGACAACCCAGATAGAACTGGTGTTAAAGATTCCAAGAAAAGTTTTAATGTTACTGAAAAACTACCGGGAAATCGTTTGTCTATTAATATAGATGCTCCTGAGCCAGGATGCTCAACTTCCTTGGAAATATCACAAGTTGTTTCTATAAATTCGGAAAGTGGTGAACAATTTATGGGCCCAAAAG TTGTAGAGAGTATTCCATCATCATCGACGAAGTGTGAGAATCAAGGTCTCCTGGGGACTTGTGTTCTATGCTCCAAAATAAAAAG GGTTAATCGCAATTCACCAAAGCAGGAACAGTGCTCTTGTAGTGATGTGGTAAATGAGGATGTAGTTTGCAGCTCGTCTACTCGTGAG GAGAGAGTGTCACGTTCAAACAAAAGCACTTCTGAAGCATCCAAGTTCCTTGAGTATTGGGTTCCTTCTCAGATATCAAACCTTCAACTTGAGCTGTATTGTTCTACCCTTCTTTCTAACTCTATTCCTCTTCGCTCTTGTTCGAGGAATGATTCTGTCGGGGCCCTCCCAGATATTCTTCTAAATGTTCGAAAG TGTTGTGATCACCCTTACCTTGTGGACTTGTCTTTACAAGAACGCATGCTTGCTGAGAAACGTCCTGCTGCAGAGGTGTTGGACGTCGGCATAAAAGCAAGTGGAAAATTACAACTTCTTGATGTAATGCTCACAGAGAGTATGACTAGAGGGTTAAAAACTCTGATACTTCATCAG TCAATATGTCGCTCTGGAGGGGCATCAATCGGAGACATATTAGATGATTTTTTGCGCCAAAAATATGGTCCAAATACTTATGAACGTGTTGATGCTAGGGTTAGCCTTCCTAAGAGGCAAGCTGCTGTAAATcgattcaataaaaaggaaacTGGGCAATTTGCTTTTCTGTTGGAAAACCGTGCTTGTTCTTCGACCATCAAACTTTTAGCAGTGGATATCATCGTCTTATATGACAGCGACTGGAATCCAGCAAATGATATTAGAGCGCTACAGAAGATATCAATTGATTCAAAAGCTGAACAGATGAAAGTTTTCAGGTTATATTCATCCTGTACTGTTGAGGAAAGAGCCCTAGTCCTTGCAAAGAAAAATCTGAAGCTTGATAATAATTTGCAAACTTGCAGCCGGACCACTAGTGACTCTTTACTCATGTGGGGTGCTTCATATCTATTCAACCAATTAGATGATTATCATGCATGCAGTAACAATACCGCTTTTGTTGTTTCATCTGGGCAATCAGTTTTGAATGAAGTCACCCAGGAGTTCCAGGCCATACTTTCTGAAAGTTGTAAAATTATTGGTCTGAGTGTGATTTCGGAAGTTCAGTTGAGTGCTGAAAACTATAGCATGAATATTCCGTTGCTTGGTGAGGCACAAAATCAGTTGAAAGACGGAGAGGAGCCATACATTTTTTGGAAAAACCTGTTGAATAGAAAAGATCCACCCTGGAGGCATTTCAGGGGTTCATGTTCACGAAATCGGAAGAGAGTACAATACATGAATGGATCACCAGAGGCTGAGAATGATAATGTTGCAAAGAGGCATAAAAGGGTTCTTCATGAAAACTCGAATCCATCCTCAGTTCAATTTGAACTGGGAGAGCATCAAGTCACTCAAGCTGCCTGTTCTGAGGGAGGAG GGTCTTCAACTATCTTTGCCTGTGATAAATCTAAGACCTTTTGGACAGAAAGTGTTACTTCTGACAGTTATCCAAATTGTAAGTATGGTCAGAGCTCTTATGGTCCTGAGGTTGATGTGGGTGACCCAGAGGACAGAGGCGTATTATTCGATGAGCAGAAGAACCTCTATGGTTTTCTGGAAGGAGAGATTATAAAACTGAGCCAAAATCTTCAACTCTCG GAAGTTGTCATGGATATGGTGAGACGATTTCTTAAATATGTCATCAAGAATCACCAAGTCAGCACTGACTCGCCAGCATATGTCCAGGCTTTACAAATATCTCTG TGTTGGATTGCAGCCTCAATCTTGAAACAAAAAGTTGATAAGAAGGATTCTCTCATGTCAGCAAAACGGCTTCTAGATTATCAATGTACTGAAGAACAAGTGACATCAGTTTATTCGAGACTGCGAACTCTAAAGATGGTCTATTTGCAGTGTTCTGAGAACTTTGTCGAATCTGGCAACTTGTTAGTGGAAGAAGGCATTAGTATGGAACCATCTAATGTTGATGAAGAGCACACTGAAGGCCAGATCCCTATACAAGAGAAAATGGCAATGGAAGATAAAGTTGCTGAAAGTGGAATAGATAGTAAGGGTAGGAATGAGGTGGCACCATCTGTGACGTCTATTAGTGCACCATCTGAGGCAGTATGCTGTAGCGCTCCTATTGAAACT GTTTCTGATGAAACTCAACCAGTTGTGATGTATGAAGATGTTCCTAAAGTGGTGCTTGATCGTGTTCCTAATAGAGTGGCTAACACTCCTGATGAGGAGTTTGATAATGTAGAAGCAGTTGGTTTGGTTGATTCTGTGGAGAATTTAGGAAATAGACCTGATGAATTGACCGTTGGAGCTTTACCTGTTCCTGAAGAGCATTTGGTATGTTCAGAGCTAATAGCAGCTTCTCCAAATTGTTATGGTTTGTTGCTGCAGCAG GTACCAGGAGAACAAATTCCTCAAAATTTGGTGTCTGCTGAGCTACAACTGGAGAATCAAAGCAGTTCTCAGGTTGAGGTTTCAGCCTCACAACTTGTTCAGGCTGTGGACAACCCACTCCTGTCCAATCATGGAGCACCAGAAACTGACAATGAGCAGCTGCATTCCGTATCTGTTGATGCAACTCTCGGCGGCAACCAATTTCCAACTTTTGAAGTTGAACATCAAAATCATGCCCGAGGAGGTAGCTCCTTTCCCACTGCTGAGGCTGGGGAGGGTGAAATGCTTTTACATGAACCTAGTTCTGAAAGTCGAGAAAATTCACAACTACATG GCCATCTTAATATACCTAGCCACCTTCATGCCCATAGTACTCATCAGGTTACTACTTGCAATTCAACTCCAGATTTGTCTGATGAACCACTTCAAATTGAACTAGAAAGGATGCAGAAAGAATCTGAAAAGTTGGAGAAAAGTCAGAAAGAAGTG ATTTCAAAGCTCAAATCTGAATGTGAGATGGAGATACAGGAAATGATTGCTAAAATACGCAATGATTATGATATGAAGCTCAAGAACGCTGAAGCGGATTATACGCTAAAAAAGAATGTATCTGGCAAGAATCAGGTCTTAGTTCTCATGAATAAAATGTTGGCCGAGGCTTTCAGATCCAAGTGTCTGGATCACAGGCCTTCTGACCTCCTAGGAATGCAACAAG GTGATCCAGAGCGTCTCCGGCAGCACCTTCAATCTGCTTCAACACTGCATTCTGCAACTCCAGCTTCTAGACCTTCCCATATCGCCAATCTAAATTCTATAGTTCCACCTGTTCAACGTGCACCAGCTCTTTTCTCAAGTACCCTCTCTAGACCGCCACTCATTGGTGCCATCACCCCTTCAGGTAATCCCCATACTGGCTGGGAGAATCGTGCCATGGCTATACACCTGCAAGTCGTCAGACCTCCTGCAGCCTCCTCTGGGTTACTAATTCTAAATTCTCGACCACCACTACTGTTGGCGCAGCAGATGCAAGCAAACCTTGTATCTCAAGTTAGACCTAATCCACAATTTGTCCTGCCAACTTCGAATGTGGATCTTCCTGTCCTGGAGTTGCCATAG